From Chitinophagales bacterium, the proteins below share one genomic window:
- a CDS encoding isoaspartyl peptidase/L-asparaginase, protein MAIHGGASNIKKMNLSAAQEKAYRDTMEIALKAGYNVLQQGGTSVDAVVAAINVMENSVLFNAGKGSVITHDGTIEMDAAIMNGKTLKAGALTGVKTIKNPITAARTIMDSSRFVFLSGKGAEDFAREQGLAMEDTSYFFTPYRMEQLQRALRGDTTPLDHSDTTGMIEPADGNQLSNEKFGTVGCVAVDRYGDLAAGTSTGGIVNKQYNRIGDSPLIGCGTYANNKTCAVSCTGRGEEFIRYVVAYDISALMQYRVINLHDAANYVIKDKLVKAGGRGGCIAMDRNGHIEMPFTTDGMFRGYINTKGILKVSVYEE, encoded by the coding sequence ATCGCCATCCATGGCGGAGCCAGTAACATCAAAAAAATGAACCTCTCCGCAGCGCAGGAGAAAGCTTACCGCGATACCATGGAGATTGCCTTAAAAGCAGGCTACAACGTGCTGCAACAAGGCGGAACAAGCGTGGATGCTGTGGTTGCCGCAATCAACGTGATGGAGAATTCCGTTCTCTTTAATGCCGGTAAAGGATCGGTGATTACGCATGATGGCACGATTGAAATGGATGCAGCAATCATGAATGGCAAAACACTGAAGGCAGGTGCGTTAACCGGTGTGAAAACCATAAAAAACCCGATTACCGCTGCGCGAACCATAATGGATAGCAGCAGGTTTGTTTTCTTATCAGGAAAAGGCGCCGAGGATTTTGCCCGTGAACAAGGCCTTGCAATGGAAGATACTTCCTATTTCTTCACCCCCTATCGCATGGAACAATTGCAGCGCGCCTTGCGAGGCGACACCACACCGCTCGATCACAGCGATACTACAGGCATGATTGAACCTGCTGATGGCAATCAGCTGTCTAATGAAAAGTTTGGCACAGTGGGCTGTGTGGCAGTAGACCGTTACGGCGACCTTGCTGCAGGCACATCTACCGGTGGCATCGTTAACAAGCAATACAATCGCATCGGCGACTCGCCATTGATTGGCTGCGGAACATATGCCAACAATAAAACCTGCGCCGTGTCCTGCACCGGCCGAGGGGAAGAATTTATCAGGTATGTGGTCGCCTATGATATTTCGGCACTGATGCAATACCGGGTTATCAATTTACATGATGCTGCGAACTATGTCATAAAAGATAAACTTGTTAAAGCAGGCGGCAGGGGCGGATGCATCGCAATGGATAGAAACGGGCACATTGAAATGCCGTTTACTACCGATGGAATGTTCAGGGGATACATTAATACGAAAGGAATTTTGAAGGTGTCTGTTTATGAAGAGTAG
- a CDS encoding citrate (Si)-synthase, with translation MGYIKDKFAAKAGPMAAEIKELIRNNSDVVLGSYTIGQAYGGMKSIIALVTETSLLDANEGIRFRGYTIPELREKLPHLETCSEPLPEGLFYLLLLDEIPTYKDVQHVANVWARRAIVPLHVFKAIDRLPRDMHPMTQFSIGIMAMQSESNFSKAYRDGISKKDYWDPMYEDVMTLIARLPRVAAYIYRRSYKKGKHIEPNPDLDWAANFAHMLGFDQPDFYSYMRLFLTIHADHEGGNVSAHATHLVGSTLSDAYLSFASGMNGLAGPLHGLANQEVIRWILEMKKKLGKGKLTKEEIEKYIRQTLSEGKVVPGYGHAVLRKTDPRFLAQMEFARQHCPDDELVNIVWNVYDVAPKILGETGKIKNPWPNVDAHSGSLLVHYGLVEYDFYTVLFGVSRALGVLASLVWDRALGQGIERPKSVTTGWIKEFIAKNAAKKEAPETAVAE, from the coding sequence ATGGGTTATATCAAAGATAAATTTGCAGCCAAAGCGGGTCCGATGGCAGCTGAAATCAAAGAACTGATCAGGAACAACAGCGACGTGGTGCTCGGATCTTATACTATTGGACAGGCTTATGGCGGAATGAAAAGCATTATCGCGCTCGTCACGGAAACATCCTTGCTTGATGCCAATGAAGGAATCCGTTTTCGCGGCTACACGATCCCCGAACTCAGGGAAAAACTGCCCCATCTTGAAACCTGCAGCGAACCGCTTCCGGAAGGCCTCTTCTACCTGCTGCTGCTGGATGAAATACCAACCTATAAAGATGTGCAGCATGTTGCAAATGTATGGGCACGCCGTGCCATCGTACCCTTGCATGTCTTTAAAGCCATCGACCGTTTACCGCGCGACATGCATCCGATGACACAGTTCAGCATCGGCATCATGGCCATGCAGTCAGAATCCAATTTCAGCAAGGCTTACCGCGATGGCATCAGCAAAAAAGATTATTGGGATCCGATGTATGAAGATGTGATGACGCTCATCGCCCGCCTTCCAAGAGTGGCTGCATACATCTATCGCCGTTCGTATAAAAAGGGCAAACACATTGAACCGAATCCCGACCTCGACTGGGCAGCTAATTTCGCTCACATGCTGGGCTTTGATCAACCCGACTTCTACAGCTATATGCGCCTGTTCCTCACTATTCATGCTGATCATGAAGGTGGTAATGTATCTGCGCATGCCACGCACCTTGTTGGTTCTACCCTGAGCGACGCTTACCTGTCCTTTGCTTCGGGCATGAACGGCCTGGCCGGCCCGCTGCACGGACTTGCCAATCAGGAAGTGATCCGATGGATACTGGAAATGAAGAAGAAACTCGGAAAAGGCAAACTCACGAAAGAAGAAATCGAAAAATATATCAGGCAAACGCTTTCAGAAGGTAAGGTGGTACCCGGTTACGGGCATGCCGTGCTTCGTAAAACGGATCCTCGTTTTCTCGCTCAAATGGAATTCGCCAGGCAGCATTGCCCCGATGATGAACTGGTGAACATAGTATGGAATGTTTATGACGTAGCACCAAAAATCCTCGGCGAAACGGGTAAAATAAAAAATCCATGGCCGAATGTTGATGCCCACTCCGGTTCATTATTAGTGCACTACGGACTGGTGGAATATGATTTTTATACAGTGCTCTTCGGCGTTTCGCGCGCATTGGGTGTTTTGGCTTCTTTAGTTTGGGACCGCGCACTCGGCCAGGGCATCGAACGGCCAAAGTCCGTCACCACGGGCTGGATCAAGGAATTTATTGCGAAGAATGCCGCAAAGAAAGAAGCGCCGGAAACGGCTGTCGCCGAATAA
- a CDS encoding helix-turn-helix domain-containing protein — protein sequence MILLFARGNKVIANRYLGIFFLIYSYTLFVGSLAFEDFFLYFPHLFRTDSPFTYAIMPMLFYFVKSSIDSEFSLKNWYWLLLLPAALNLIEFMPLYLSSREEKMAIIESYAAKGSYLLPFHFPAKATWTGLLIAVDVRMILQFYKKNKTTYQKVASFYRWMAWFHIYFILLVLFQFSLMLGLHFENWNPYFISYFSQSVFVLINSITLFFYPDILYGMQTLQRRVKTQPAKAPVQRDNTFDDQVRIWQGKGVFLNPKLTLNELAKDADMNARQLSQMIRNQSGYEVRDFINQQRILYIREVFVSQPEKLQALTIAALATEAGFSSRAAFYNAFRKFTGITPKDFLKQVNPKLTIEEGAME from the coding sequence ATGATACTTTTATTTGCAAGGGGAAACAAGGTGATTGCGAACCGGTATCTCGGCATTTTTTTCCTGATTTACTCCTATACATTATTTGTAGGAAGCCTGGCCTTTGAGGATTTCTTTCTCTATTTCCCACACCTGTTCCGGACGGACAGCCCTTTCACCTATGCCATAATGCCGATGCTTTTCTATTTTGTAAAGAGCAGCATAGATTCTGAATTCAGCCTGAAGAATTGGTATTGGCTCCTTTTACTGCCGGCGGCGTTGAACCTGATCGAGTTTATGCCATTGTACCTTTCTTCGCGTGAAGAAAAAATGGCCATCATTGAAAGTTATGCAGCAAAAGGAAGTTACCTGCTGCCCTTTCATTTTCCTGCAAAAGCAACCTGGACGGGATTGCTGATTGCAGTTGATGTTCGGATGATCTTGCAATTCTATAAAAAGAATAAGACGACCTATCAGAAAGTCGCCTCATTTTATCGCTGGATGGCCTGGTTTCATATTTATTTTATCCTGCTCGTGCTTTTCCAGTTCAGCCTGATGCTGGGGCTGCATTTTGAAAACTGGAATCCATATTTCATCTCATACTTCTCGCAGTCCGTATTTGTGCTCATCAACAGCATTACTTTGTTTTTTTATCCTGACATTCTCTACGGCATGCAAACCCTGCAGCGGCGGGTTAAAACACAACCTGCTAAAGCGCCGGTTCAGCGTGATAACACATTTGATGATCAGGTAAGGATTTGGCAGGGAAAAGGGGTTTTTCTGAACCCCAAACTAACGCTGAATGAACTGGCAAAGGATGCAGACATGAATGCAAGGCAACTATCGCAAATGATCAGGAATCAGTCGGGATATGAAGTACGCGACTTTATCAATCAGCAGAGGATTCTGTATATCCGTGAAGTATTTGTGAGCCAACCTGAAAAGCTGCAGGCGCTCACTATTGCGGCCCTGGCAACGGAAGCGGGATTCAGTTCAAGAGCCGCTTTCTACAATGCTTTCAGGAAGTTTACCGGTATAACGCCAAAAGATTTTTTAAAGCAGGTGAACCCTAAACTGACCATCGAAGAAGGGGCTATGGAATAG
- a CDS encoding arylsulfatase, translating into MKKQLHFLLPVVLLAVLAVSCNQQQNTPADKPATSAFNGEIKIDVRDSKPDWTPYIRKKAPAGSPNILIILYDDTGLGAWSPYGGRINMPTMDKLAADGLTYTQWHTVALCSPTRSCINTGRNHNLNGMGAITEGANGFPGYSCQLPAQAVTMAQILNDNGWSTFWIGKDHNVPETDLSAGANKSQWPLQQGYDRFYGFIGGETNQFYPDLTEDNHAIEQPYGPEQGYHLSKDLADQAIKMISDQKSANPSKPWFMWYCPGANHAPHQAPQDYIAKYKGKFDDGYDAYRKWVLPRMIERGILPKGTELTEFNPMPEDQAAPGDYVRPWDSLNADEKKLFSRLCEVYAAFSEYTDVQIGRIIDHLKASGQYDNTIIMYAADNGASGEGSPSGSVNENKFFNGYPDELSENMKLIDELGGPNTYEHYPTGWAAAFSTPFKMFKRYSNYSGGTADPLVISWPKGIKAHGEVRNQYHHAVDIVPTILEICGLEMPKVYRGVEQYPLSGVSMKYTFDAKPDDPTQKHVQYYTMLGTRAIWQDGWKAVAVHAPLTDKGNFDQDKWELYHTDVDRSESKDLAKENPEKLEALKKLYDEEAKKNFAYPLDDRTATQILTLERPEEEEKKDNYTYYPHTSSVPEAVAVNIRGKSYKIVANVEITDANASGVIFAHGSRFGGHSLFIKDHKLYYVYNFLGIMQQQFVSPVLKQGKYTFGMEFIKEKAGEHGESIGTAKLYVNDKEVASGPMTAQVGKFTLVGDGLCVGYDSGDPVSKLYASPGEFKGGRIAFVKVNTGKEQYLDLEKEAQLALSKE; encoded by the coding sequence ATGAAAAAGCAGCTTCATTTTCTGTTACCGGTTGTTCTTCTCGCGGTGCTTGCCGTGAGTTGCAATCAGCAGCAAAACACGCCGGCAGATAAACCGGCAACGTCAGCATTTAATGGCGAAATCAAAATTGATGTGCGCGATTCAAAACCCGACTGGACTCCTTACATCCGTAAAAAGGCGCCGGCCGGCTCGCCAAACATTCTCATCATTCTGTATGATGACACCGGTCTTGGTGCCTGGTCTCCCTATGGCGGAAGAATTAACATGCCCACCATGGATAAGCTCGCAGCCGATGGCTTAACCTATACCCAATGGCATACAGTAGCGCTTTGTTCGCCAACGCGTTCCTGCATCAATACAGGCCGTAACCATAACCTCAATGGCATGGGAGCCATCACCGAAGGAGCTAATGGATTCCCAGGTTATAGCTGCCAGTTGCCAGCGCAGGCAGTAACGATGGCACAAATATTAAATGACAATGGCTGGAGCACTTTCTGGATAGGCAAAGACCACAATGTACCGGAAACAGATTTGTCTGCCGGCGCCAACAAGAGTCAGTGGCCATTGCAACAGGGTTATGATCGATTTTATGGTTTCATCGGTGGTGAAACAAACCAGTTTTATCCCGACCTGACAGAAGATAATCATGCCATCGAACAGCCATACGGTCCCGAACAAGGATACCATTTGTCCAAAGACCTGGCAGACCAGGCTATCAAAATGATCAGTGATCAGAAATCTGCGAATCCTTCCAAACCATGGTTCATGTGGTATTGCCCCGGTGCCAACCATGCACCGCATCAGGCGCCTCAGGATTATATTGCCAAGTACAAAGGCAAATTTGATGACGGTTACGATGCATACAGGAAGTGGGTGTTACCGCGAATGATAGAAAGAGGTATCCTGCCGAAAGGAACGGAACTGACGGAATTCAACCCTATGCCGGAAGATCAGGCAGCTCCCGGTGATTATGTTCGCCCGTGGGATTCACTGAATGCTGATGAAAAGAAGCTCTTCTCCCGCCTTTGCGAGGTCTATGCCGCTTTCTCAGAATATACCGATGTGCAGATCGGCAGAATCATCGACCATCTTAAAGCTTCAGGGCAGTATGATAACACAATCATCATGTATGCCGCCGATAATGGTGCTTCCGGTGAAGGAAGCCCGAGTGGTTCAGTCAATGAAAACAAATTCTTTAACGGTTATCCTGATGAGTTATCAGAAAACATGAAGCTGATTGATGAACTCGGCGGGCCTAACACTTATGAGCATTACCCGACCGGCTGGGCTGCTGCGTTCTCTACACCGTTTAAGATGTTTAAACGCTATTCCAACTACTCCGGCGGAACTGCTGATCCGTTAGTGATCAGCTGGCCAAAAGGCATCAAAGCACATGGTGAAGTGCGCAATCAGTATCATCATGCTGTTGACATTGTGCCTACCATTCTCGAAATCTGCGGACTGGAAATGCCGAAGGTTTACCGTGGCGTGGAGCAATATCCATTGTCAGGCGTTTCGATGAAATATACTTTCGATGCCAAGCCTGATGATCCCACGCAGAAACATGTGCAATATTATACCATGCTCGGTACAAGAGCGATCTGGCAGGACGGATGGAAAGCAGTGGCTGTGCATGCGCCGCTCACTGATAAAGGTAATTTCGATCAGGATAAGTGGGAACTGTACCATACGGATGTCGACCGTTCTGAGTCAAAAGATCTCGCCAAAGAAAATCCGGAGAAGCTGGAAGCGCTGAAGAAATTGTATGATGAAGAAGCAAAGAAAAATTTTGCTTATCCGCTTGACGACCGCACGGCAACGCAAATTTTAACACTTGAACGGCCGGAGGAAGAAGAGAAGAAAGATAACTATACATATTACCCGCATACCAGCTCAGTACCGGAAGCGGTGGCTGTTAATATCAGGGGCAAGTCTTACAAGATAGTGGCTAATGTAGAAATCACTGATGCCAATGCTTCGGGCGTGATTTTCGCGCATGGCTCACGCTTTGGTGGCCACAGTTTGTTCATTAAAGATCATAAGCTGTATTACGTTTATAATTTCCTGGGCATCATGCAGCAACAATTTGTATCACCAGTGCTGAAACAAGGCAAGTACACCTTCGGCATGGAATTCATAAAAGAAAAAGCAGGCGAGCACGGAGAATCAATTGGCACTGCCAAACTATATGTCAATGACAAAGAAGTGGCATCAGGTCCGATGACAGCGCAGGTAGGTAAATTCACCCTGGTGGGCGACGGATTATGCGTTGGCTATGACAGCGGAGATCCGGTTAGTAAATTGTATGCATCACCCGGTGAATTTAAAGGCGGACGTATTGCTTTTGTAAAAGTGAATACCGGAAAAGAACAATATCTTGACCTGGAAAAAGAAGCACAGCTGGCGTTGAGCAAAGAATGA
- a CDS encoding DUF1211 domain-containing protein: MEHPNARLETFCDGVFAIALTLLIIDIKIPSTIEINSAKDFWKALYAISPSILAFILSFVVIFITWVNHHNALRLISKSSPAFIYANGFLLFTVVFIPFPTSLLGEHLFTVHAAPAVILYDAVLALQALSWVLFINAALKHHLGKHDKAVNTAIRNRRFGFFALALYSVCAVMAIWFPMPVAIITLLSWIIWLIVGIIMQPE, translated from the coding sequence ATGGAGCATCCAAATGCCAGGCTGGAAACATTTTGTGATGGCGTATTTGCCATTGCGCTTACATTGCTCATCATTGACATTAAGATTCCATCCACGATTGAAATAAATTCTGCGAAAGATTTCTGGAAAGCACTCTACGCCATTTCGCCTTCCATTCTTGCATTTATCTTAAGCTTCGTAGTCATTTTCATCACCTGGGTAAATCACCATAATGCCTTAAGGCTCATCTCCAAATCATCGCCGGCTTTCATTTATGCCAATGGATTTTTATTGTTCACGGTTGTTTTTATTCCCTTCCCAACTTCGCTGCTGGGCGAACATCTGTTTACGGTGCACGCAGCGCCTGCCGTCATTTTATATGATGCAGTGCTGGCGCTGCAGGCACTTAGCTGGGTGCTTTTTATTAATGCCGCTTTAAAACATCATTTGGGAAAACATGATAAAGCAGTGAATACGGCGATCAGAAACAGGAGATTTGGATTTTTTGCCCTCGCACTCTATTCGGTTTGCGCGGTGATGGCTATCTGGTTTCCCATGCCTGTTGCCATCATTACCTTGCTCTCCTGGATAATCTGGCTAATTGTTGGAATCATTATGCAGCCTGAGTAA
- a CDS encoding DUF3604 domain-containing protein yields MKKIQHTLSFLFCIAIAGCGSHTDTSKEGGNHDDAQADSTREIVIAVNPLKECYFGDLHLHTALSPDANFFGATLLPEDAYKYAKGEEVVYLGQKVKRIAPLDFLAVTDHSEYLGVIVAVKDPKGPFAGTELYRQFNSTDQKDVAKSFGDFVADMSANKPNPELNKPEVIKSAWQHVIDAANAANDPGKFTALIGYEWTSAPNNINNHAQNLHRCVIFKGDKVPELPFSSFESQDPEDLWKYMENARKNGSDVLAVPHNGNVSNGLMFDTKTLSGKPLTKEYAETRMNNEPLTELNQGKGQSETRPELSPNDEFANYELFETLLSSTEISKYKTGGYIRQAYGVGQELQAKIGANPFKYGLEGGTDYHSGVSSSEENNYPGSHGTQDNLGKNYKEILTAKESVGGEPPTRLSAAGLTGVWAESNTRDAIFDALKRKECFATSGTRIKVRMFAGWNYPADLVKQDDWVKLAYAGGVPMGADLVATAGGGKPKFLVQAVKDPNSANLDRIQIIKVSTKNGKSTEQIFDVVWSGERKINAKGKLEAVGNTVDVNAATYTNTIGDAVLTGWWEDAGFDPEAYCTYYARVLEIPTPRWSTYLSAKYKMPLNSLTDAIIQERAWTSPVWYTPAK; encoded by the coding sequence ATGAAAAAGATACAGCATACACTTTCCTTTTTGTTTTGCATCGCGATAGCCGGTTGCGGCAGCCACACGGATACCTCAAAAGAAGGCGGCAACCATGACGATGCACAAGCCGATTCCACCCGGGAAATTGTGATTGCCGTGAATCCGCTGAAGGAGTGCTACTTCGGCGACCTTCACCTGCACACCGCACTGTCTCCGGACGCCAATTTTTTTGGTGCTACCCTCCTGCCGGAAGATGCTTACAAGTATGCAAAAGGAGAAGAAGTCGTTTACCTCGGACAAAAGGTCAAACGGATCGCACCGCTCGACTTTCTTGCAGTTACCGACCACTCTGAATACCTCGGTGTTATAGTAGCTGTGAAAGACCCGAAAGGCCCGTTTGCCGGCACTGAGTTATACCGGCAATTCAACAGTACTGATCAGAAAGATGTAGCCAAATCATTCGGCGATTTTGTTGCCGACATGAGTGCCAATAAACCCAATCCCGAACTGAACAAACCGGAAGTAATAAAGAGTGCCTGGCAACATGTGATTGATGCAGCCAATGCGGCTAATGATCCCGGCAAGTTTACGGCACTGATAGGCTATGAATGGACCTCTGCTCCCAACAACATAAATAATCATGCGCAGAACCTTCACCGCTGTGTCATCTTCAAAGGAGACAAGGTACCCGAACTGCCCTTCTCTTCTTTCGAATCCCAGGACCCCGAAGATCTTTGGAAGTACATGGAGAATGCCCGTAAAAACGGCAGCGATGTGTTAGCAGTTCCTCACAATGGAAATGTAAGCAATGGATTAATGTTCGATACAAAAACACTTTCCGGGAAACCGCTGACTAAGGAATATGCCGAAACCCGCATGAACAATGAGCCACTCACCGAACTCAATCAGGGCAAAGGACAGAGTGAAACGCGTCCTGAGTTATCACCCAATGATGAATTCGCCAATTATGAATTGTTTGAAACGCTGCTGAGCAGTACGGAGATTTCCAAATATAAAACCGGCGGCTATATAAGGCAGGCTTACGGCGTGGGACAGGAACTACAGGCAAAGATTGGCGCCAACCCATTCAAATATGGACTGGAAGGCGGCACTGATTATCACTCTGGCGTTTCCTCCAGTGAAGAAAACAATTACCCGGGATCACACGGAACACAGGATAATCTCGGTAAAAACTATAAAGAAATTCTGACCGCCAAAGAATCAGTTGGTGGTGAACCTCCTACTCGGCTAAGTGCAGCCGGATTGACCGGCGTATGGGCCGAAAGCAATACAAGAGATGCGATTTTTGATGCGTTGAAAAGGAAAGAATGCTTTGCCACTTCTGGCACCCGCATTAAAGTGCGGATGTTTGCCGGCTGGAATTATCCTGCCGACCTGGTTAAACAAGATGACTGGGTTAAATTGGCCTATGCCGGCGGTGTACCGATGGGTGCTGACCTCGTGGCAACAGCCGGTGGAGGCAAACCAAAATTCCTGGTGCAGGCTGTCAAAGATCCAAACTCAGCCAACCTCGACAGGATACAGATCATTAAAGTGAGCACAAAAAATGGAAAGAGTACCGAACAAATCTTTGATGTGGTATGGAGTGGTGAAAGAAAAATCAATGCAAAGGGTAAGCTGGAAGCAGTCGGCAATACGGTGGATGTGAATGCGGCAACATATACCAATACAATCGGTGACGCGGTTTTAACCGGCTGGTGGGAAGATGCAGGGTTTGATCCGGAGGCATACTGCACTTACTATGCAAGGGTGCTCGAAATTCCAACACCGAGGTGGAGCACCTACCTTTCCGCGAAGTATAAAATGCCATTGAACTCCCTGACGGATGCCATCATCCAGGAACGCGCCTGGACCAGCCCCGTTTGGTACACGCCGGCGAAATAA
- a CDS encoding peptidyl-prolyl cis-trans isomerase, with product MKKLISEPIIQFILSGIILYLMVSFVQQQRDFQQREIIVDSDRIALMIMNYKTQTGSLPSKQQLDALIEDYISEEIYYREAKKMGLDKDDEIIRRRLAQKLTFMQSGLAEIKNPGDADLLAFYNSHPDLFMQDASASFSHVYFSTTNSNDSIARQRAVEALQQLKKSSLQRSPSSGDPFPLQYDYTDQTATDVRQNFGSNAFADSVFQAATNTWTGPVQSGYGWHLIYISSRGTKALKDYSNVKEEVKIKYLESAKAEQDKQAFEKLRSRYIIRRAYLETP from the coding sequence TTGAAAAAACTGATATCCGAACCAATTATCCAGTTCATCCTGTCGGGTATCATATTGTATTTGATGGTGAGTTTTGTACAGCAGCAGCGCGATTTTCAGCAGCGGGAGATCATAGTCGATAGTGACAGGATTGCGTTGATGATAATGAATTACAAAACACAAACCGGCAGCTTACCTTCAAAGCAACAGCTCGACGCCCTTATTGAAGATTATATCAGTGAAGAGATTTACTATCGTGAAGCCAAAAAGATGGGCCTCGATAAAGATGACGAAATCATCCGCAGACGGCTGGCACAGAAACTTACCTTTATGCAATCCGGCCTTGCCGAAATAAAAAATCCGGGTGACGCTGACCTTCTTGCATTCTATAACAGCCATCCTGATTTGTTTATGCAGGATGCCTCGGCAAGTTTTTCCCATGTTTATTTCAGTACTACAAACAGCAACGACAGCATTGCCCGGCAGAGAGCTGTTGAAGCATTGCAGCAGCTGAAAAAGAGCAGCCTGCAGCGATCACCTTCATCGGGCGACCCTTTCCCGCTGCAGTATGATTATACTGATCAGACTGCAACAGATGTACGGCAAAATTTCGGCAGCAATGCGTTTGCTGATTCAGTGTTTCAGGCCGCAACTAACACCTGGACAGGCCCTGTACAATCCGGCTATGGATGGCATTTGATTTATATTTCTTCACGGGGCACCAAGGCTTTAAAAGATTATTCGAATGTCAAAGAGGAAGTAAAAATAAAATACCTCGAATCGGCAAAGGCTGAACAGGATAAGCAGGCATTCGAAAAACTAAGAAGCCGGTATATCATTCGCCGTGCATACCTGGAAACACCATGA
- a CDS encoding HupE/UreJ family protein: MKQRALLIATILLLPLMMRAHEIRPGYLEFKEATDHTLQITWKQPLMGEYGLPLHPVLSSGWLQDSLTDISYTESYIIKRWKIAAGHAALDRQTITINGLEKTMTDVLVQVILADQTSYSYLLKPVQPSVTLALSSPQTPPVWQYLQMGMHHIWSGFDHLLFVFGLLLLVRRRSLLIWTITAFTIAHSITLALATFQIITVSSAFTEAAIALSIVFLAVEIARHHNGKDGFTYRHPWLVSFFFGLLHGLGFASALQQVGLPEDNIPLALMLFNAGVEIGQLTFVAAVLSAAAMVRTFKWRFPVGMKNIPPFITGTLAMYWFIERVFAVFC; encoded by the coding sequence ATGAAACAACGCGCCCTCCTTATTGCGACGATATTGCTACTGCCGCTAATGATGCGCGCACATGAAATCCGTCCGGGTTATCTGGAATTCAAAGAAGCGACAGATCATACATTACAGATAACATGGAAACAACCATTGATGGGTGAATATGGCCTGCCGCTGCATCCTGTCCTCTCATCCGGATGGCTGCAAGATTCACTGACAGACATCAGCTATACGGAAAGTTATATCATCAAACGGTGGAAGATAGCAGCCGGTCATGCGGCCCTCGACCGGCAAACCATCACAATTAACGGACTTGAAAAAACGATGACCGATGTATTGGTACAGGTCATATTGGCGGATCAGACTAGCTACAGTTATTTACTGAAACCGGTACAGCCCTCCGTCACGCTTGCGTTATCGTCACCGCAGACGCCACCGGTGTGGCAATATCTTCAGATGGGAATGCATCACATCTGGTCGGGCTTTGATCATCTGCTTTTTGTATTCGGCCTGTTGCTATTGGTAAGAAGAAGATCATTATTAATCTGGACCATCACGGCTTTCACCATTGCGCATAGCATAACGCTGGCCTTAGCCACTTTTCAAATCATAACTGTATCATCAGCATTTACTGAAGCGGCTATTGCACTCAGCATTGTTTTCCTCGCCGTTGAAATTGCACGGCATCACAATGGGAAAGATGGTTTCACCTACCGTCATCCATGGCTTGTTTCTTTCTTTTTCGGGCTCTTGCACGGACTTGGATTTGCCAGCGCGTTGCAGCAGGTGGGTTTACCGGAAGATAATATTCCACTGGCGTTAATGCTCTTCAATGCGGGTGTGGAAATTGGTCAGTTAACTTTCGTGGCTGCAGTGTTGTCCGCCGCTGCAATGGTGCGAACATTCAAATGGCGTTTCCCTGTTGGGATGAAAAATATTCCTCCGTTTATCACGGGCACGCTGGCTATGTATTGGTTTATAGAAAGAGTATTCGCTGTTTTTTGCTGA